One window of Candidatus Methylomirabilis sp. genomic DNA carries:
- a CDS encoding helix-turn-helix domain-containing protein, with protein sequence SQAAVQLGISRSTLYRKLEQFGLKRQTLIASE encoded by the coding sequence CTCGCAGGCGGCGGTGCAACTCGGCATCTCCCGCAGCACGCTCTACCGGAAGCTGGAGCAGTTCGGGCTGAAACGGCAGACGTTGATTGCCTCGGAGTAG